The Candidatus Saccharibacteria bacterium sequence TTGCGCTTGTGCGCTAGATTCGAGTACACGCTCATATTGCGTGATTTATTTGGTTTAGTAGCCACGTCGTATTCTTCCCATAAGCAGTATTACCGTCCATTATAGCACTTTTTGCGCAGGCAAGGGTGTTTTTCTGCTATACTGTCACTAGAAATAACAGATAGGAGATACGGATGAAACTTTCCGAGGAACTGCAGTGGCGTGGGTTTGTAAACCAAACGACATTCAAAGATTTGACAGAACTTGACCAGGCGCCTATCTCTTTCTATTGGGGTGTCGATCCGAGCGCCGACAGCATGACTATTGGTAATTTTGCGGCTGCTATGATGGTTCGCCACTTTATCGACCATGGCCACAAGGCGGTTTTGCTGGTGGGTGGCGCAACGGGAATGATCGGTGATCCAGACGGCAAAAAAGACGAGCGTAACCTAAAGACGCTCGATGAAATCGCAAAAAACAAGGCGGGCATAGCAGCGCAGTACCGCCAGGCTTTTGGTGGCAAAGACTTTACGATTGTCGATAACTACGACTGGTTTTCGCAAATCAATTACATCGACTTTTTGCGTAACGTTGGCAAACACGTTCCGATGAGTCAAATGCTTGGCCGCGATTTCGTGCAGTCACGCCTTGGCGATAGTGGCGCAGGCATCAGTTACGCCGAATTTAGCTACTCACTGATTCAGGGCTACGACTTTGTTCACTTGTACCGCGAACACGGCGTTACGCTACAGGTATGTGGCGCCGACCAATGGGGCAACTCTATTACAGGCGTCGACCTTCTCCGCCGCATGGAAGGTGTCGAAGCGCATGTCTACTCAACTCCTCTTGTTATCAATAAAGCAACCGGTGTAAAGTTCGGTAAAAGCGAAGGCGGGGCAATTTGGCTCGATCCTAAAAAGACAAGCGTCTACAAGTTTTACCAGTTCTGGTTGAATGTCGACGATGAGGGTGCAATTGACTACGCCAAGATTTACACGTTGTTTACAAAAGAGCAAGTTGAAGCGTTAGAGGCCGACCATAAGGCAAATCCAGGCTCTCGCATTGCACAAAAGGTACTGGCTCGCGAAGTAACCACGCTCGTGCATGGTAAAGACCGCTGCGAGTCGGTTGCGCGCGTTACAGAGGCGCTATTTGGTGATCGACAGTTTAGCGATCTAACGAGCGACGACCTTGATGCACTTTCAGAGGAAATTCCAACGATTGATGCAGGAAAAACAATAGTCGAAAGCCTTGTTCTTGCCGGTGTCGCAAATAGCAATGGCGAAGCGAGGCGTCTTATTTTGGGCGGTGCTATATCTGTAAATGGCGATAAAATATCAGACGATGCCACGCTTCGTAGTGCTGCACTTGTAAAAAAAGGCAAGAACACCTTTATTCTCGTTCGATAGCAAATTTGCTATAATGAAGACTCGCACCAACCTAACAAGGAGGGCATATGTCTTATCACAATGCTTTACAGGAGCATCTTTCACCAGATGCTGTATCAAACATCACCGCGTGGCTTAACGAATCAAAATATGCAGAATATCGCGACGAACTTGTCGAGATGATCGAAGCCGAAAAGTGGCAGGATCTAGAAGACGCATTCTTCAAAGTAATCGAATTTGGTACGGCCGGCCGTCGCGGCCATACGGGAATAGGCTCGAATAGAATCAACCGCGTGACGATCGGCGAATCTGCCCAAGCGCTTTGTTTATATGCGAGCTCGCACGACCCTAAAGCTCCTGAAAAAGGAATTGTTATTGCCTGCGATACCCGTCTTAGCTCGCCCGAATTAAGTCGTTTTACGGCACAAGTATGCGCGGCAAACGGCTTCAAGACATATCTGTTTGACAACTTCAGGGCAACCCCCGAACTGAGCTTTGCAGTGCGCCACCTCGGTGCCGCAGCCGGAATAGTTATTAGCGCCAGCCATAATCCTCCACAAGACAATGGCTTTAAGGTTTGTTGGTCTGACGGCGGACAGTTAGTAGCGCCACACGATGTGGGTGTACTAAAAGTCGCCGAAGAAATTACCGAGATCCATGCAGCCGACTTTAACCAAGCGGTTGCTGAGGGACGCATAGTTATTATTGGCAAAGATGTGGATGATGCATATATTGCTGCAGCTGCTGCCGAGGCTGAAGGTAAAGAGCGTAATGTGGACATTGTTTACTCGCCGCTTCACGGAGCTGGTCAAACAAATGTATTGCCGGTATTACGTGCTGCTGGCTTTGCCTCGATTTCGGTTGTCGAAGACCAAATGATTCCCGATGGCAATTTTCCTACAATCGATAACGGTAAGCCAAATCCAGAGGATGAGTCGGCAAACGATCGGGCGGTAGCGCAGCTCTTGGCTGAAAAGGCTGATATTGCGATTACGAACGATCCAGATGCTGACCGTATTGGCGTTATGGTTCGTGAAGGCGACGGAGTTGTATATCTTAGCGGCAACCAGTCGGCTGTGTTGGCGGCGGACTTTGCGCTCCGAAAACTAAAAGAAAAGGGAGAGCTGACATCAAAGCACTACCTTGCGAAAACAATAGTCACGACGGATATGCTGACGGCTCTCAGCGACTACTATGGAGTGAACATGTACACGAACATGCTCATTGGCTTCAAGTATATCGGTGAACTTATCCTGCAAAAAGAAGGTACTGGCGAGGTGTTTGTGACGGGTAGTGAAGAGAGCTTCGGGTTATTAAAGGGAACGTACGCAAGAGATAAAGACGGCGCCACGGGTGCACTACCTATGGCCGAGTATGCTGCCGAACTAAAAACGCAAGGTAAAACACTTTATGATCGTTTGATCGAATTGTACGGTCAGCACGGGCTGTTTGTGGAGCGTCTCGAGAACTCTTACTTCGATGGTGCAAGCGGCTTTGAAAGAATGCAAACGGTTATGCGCGAGTTGCGGGCAAATCCATTTTCGGAGCTTGGTGATCATGTCGTAACGGCGCTTCACGATTATCAATCGCTTGAACGGCGCGATATCGCAACGGGCAAAGTCACTCCTATCGATTGCAAAAAAGGCAATGTGATTGTGTTGGAGTTCGATAACGATTACCGCCGTCGCATAACGATTCGACCAAGTGGCACTGAGCCAAAGCTAAAGTTCTATATCCAATGGTTTGAGCCTGCGGTTGCTGGCGAGAGGAACGCTATTCTTGAGCAGAAGCAGCAGATTGAGTCCCATCTTAAAACGCTCGCGCAGCTACTTGAAGGACGTCTTTTAGGTTAAAAATGAATCTTTTGTCCCCGCTAGAAAAAGTAAAAGGCGTCGGTGCTAAAACCGGCGAACAGTTTGCGCTGGCGGGGATACGCACGGTTGGGGATCTTATCGATTTTCTTCCGCGAAAACACGAGGACTTTTCGGAAGTTGTGGCGATTGCCGATGTTCACCCAGGCAAGGCCACGATAAAAGCGCGCTGCGAAAAGATTGAAACGCGCCCAGTTCGGCGCGGGCTTCGTATCACCAAGGCGACACTGCTAGATGACAGTGGCAAGTTGCAGGCTGTGTGGTTTAATCAGCCGTACCGAGCAACGCAACTTGCAAAGTCGGGTGACGAGTTCTTTTTTTCGGGTGAGTTCGAGTTTAACTACAATAAATACCAGCTTACTAATCCGAGCGTTGAAAAAGTTTCTGAAATGCCGGTGCAAACGGACCGTTTCCTACCCGTTTATCGCGCAATTAAGGGATTGAAAAGCCAGCTTGTTCGAAAAATCCTTGCCGAGTTACGGCCATTAATTACAATGCTGCCCGAGACATTACCAAAGCAGATACTATCTGGTGAAAAGCTCATTTCGCGCGCGGACGCTGTGCTAGGCATGCATTTTCCAAAGTCGGCAGACGACGTAGCTGCTGGCCGCGAGCGCTTAGCGTTTGAGGAGCTGTTTCAGCTGTTGCTGGCAAGTCAGCTCAACAAGCAAGAGAATGCAAAATTGGTAGGTTGGCACATTCCGTTCGATCAGGCGGTGGTTGGTGATTTTGTAAAGCAACTTCCATTCGAGCTTACCGCGGCGCAGCGCAGAGCTGCCTGGGATATTATTCAAGATTTTGAACGAAAAACGCCGATGAACAGGTTACTACAAGGAGACGTTGGATCGGGCAAAACAGTCGTTGCTGGTCTGGCCGCCCGTGCAAGCGCGCATGCTGGATTTCAGACGGCTCTTATGGCGCCTACTGAAATTCTGGCAAGTCAGCATGCCGAAACGCTTAGTAAGCTTTTAGAGCCATTTGGTGTCACGGTCGGGTTGTTAACAGGAAGCGTAAAGGGCGCGGCACGTAAAACGTTATACGAGCAAATTGCAAATGGAAGTGTTCATGTGGTTGTGGGTACGCATGCACTTATTCAAAGTACGGTTCATTTTCATAAGCTTGGGTTTGTCGTTATCGATGAACAGCACCGTTTTGGCGTAAAGCAGCGTCAAGAGCTTCTTGGTAAATCAAAGCACATGCCGCATCTGCTTGCCATGACAGCAACCCCGATTCCGCGCAGTCTTGCGCTCACCGTTTACGGCGAGTTGGAGGTAAGTATTCTAAATGAACTGCCGAAAGGGCGAAAGCCTATTAAAACAAAGATTTGGTCGCCAAACAGCCGCCCGCAGCTGTATGAGCTTGTCGATAAAGAAATCGCCTCGGGGCGTCAGGCATACGTTATTTGTAATTTGATTGACGAAAACCCAGATAACGAGGTAAAAAGCGTGAATGCCGAATATGTGCGGCTACAAAACTCTGTTTTTAAACATCGCAAGATTGGTTTGCTTCATGGCAAAATGAAGCCAGACGAAAAAGATGCTGTCATGACGAAATTTGCTAGCGGTGAACTCGATATCCTGGTAAGCACTACGGTTGTAGAAGTGGGTGTCGATGTTCCAAATGCCACGGCAATGATTATAGAAGATGCTGATCGTTTTGGGTTAAGTCAGCTTCATCAGCTTCGCGGGCGCGTAGGAAGATCGTCGCATCAAAGCTATTGTTATCTGGTGACATCGGATAGTAGCAAGCCAAGCCAACGCTTAAAAGAGGTAGAAAAGTCGAACGATGGATTTTATCTAGCGGAGGTCGATCTAAAGCTTAGGGGGCCAGGGGAGATCTACGGAAGGGCGCAGCATGGGGCGCTTAATCTTCAGATTGCGACGCTGTCGGATACGAAGCTTATTGCCCGTGCGCAGCGAGCCGCTAAAGCGTTCGTGCAAAGTGGCGATGATCTGCTACAATATAAGCAACTGGCCGCGCAAGTAGAACAATATCAGCGGTTAACCACATTAAATTAAGGGAAAAGAGCAACCGGAGCCTTCGGATTTATTCCGTGGCACCGCGAGATGAGAAAAACCGATAGGTTTGTCTCAAGGCGAAGCCGTTTATGTATTCTGGAACCACATTTCGAACAAAATCGGGGCGCATGATGGGCGTGCACCAAAAGATTGA is a genomic window containing:
- a CDS encoding tyrosine--tRNA ligase, coding for MKLSEELQWRGFVNQTTFKDLTELDQAPISFYWGVDPSADSMTIGNFAAAMMVRHFIDHGHKAVLLVGGATGMIGDPDGKKDERNLKTLDEIAKNKAGIAAQYRQAFGGKDFTIVDNYDWFSQINYIDFLRNVGKHVPMSQMLGRDFVQSRLGDSGAGISYAEFSYSLIQGYDFVHLYREHGVTLQVCGADQWGNSITGVDLLRRMEGVEAHVYSTPLVINKATGVKFGKSEGGAIWLDPKKTSVYKFYQFWLNVDDEGAIDYAKIYTLFTKEQVEALEADHKANPGSRIAQKVLAREVTTLVHGKDRCESVARVTEALFGDRQFSDLTSDDLDALSEEIPTIDAGKTIVESLVLAGVANSNGEARRLILGGAISVNGDKISDDATLRSAALVKKGKNTFILVR
- a CDS encoding phospho-sugar mutase, whose product is MSYHNALQEHLSPDAVSNITAWLNESKYAEYRDELVEMIEAEKWQDLEDAFFKVIEFGTAGRRGHTGIGSNRINRVTIGESAQALCLYASSHDPKAPEKGIVIACDTRLSSPELSRFTAQVCAANGFKTYLFDNFRATPELSFAVRHLGAAAGIVISASHNPPQDNGFKVCWSDGGQLVAPHDVGVLKVAEEITEIHAADFNQAVAEGRIVIIGKDVDDAYIAAAAAEAEGKERNVDIVYSPLHGAGQTNVLPVLRAAGFASISVVEDQMIPDGNFPTIDNGKPNPEDESANDRAVAQLLAEKADIAITNDPDADRIGVMVREGDGVVYLSGNQSAVLAADFALRKLKEKGELTSKHYLAKTIVTTDMLTALSDYYGVNMYTNMLIGFKYIGELILQKEGTGEVFVTGSEESFGLLKGTYARDKDGATGALPMAEYAAELKTQGKTLYDRLIELYGQHGLFVERLENSYFDGASGFERMQTVMRELRANPFSELGDHVVTALHDYQSLERRDIATGKVTPIDCKKGNVIVLEFDNDYRRRITIRPSGTEPKLKFYIQWFEPAVAGERNAILEQKQQIESHLKTLAQLLEGRLLG
- the recG gene encoding ATP-dependent DNA helicase RecG; this encodes MNLLSPLEKVKGVGAKTGEQFALAGIRTVGDLIDFLPRKHEDFSEVVAIADVHPGKATIKARCEKIETRPVRRGLRITKATLLDDSGKLQAVWFNQPYRATQLAKSGDEFFFSGEFEFNYNKYQLTNPSVEKVSEMPVQTDRFLPVYRAIKGLKSQLVRKILAELRPLITMLPETLPKQILSGEKLISRADAVLGMHFPKSADDVAAGRERLAFEELFQLLLASQLNKQENAKLVGWHIPFDQAVVGDFVKQLPFELTAAQRRAAWDIIQDFERKTPMNRLLQGDVGSGKTVVAGLAARASAHAGFQTALMAPTEILASQHAETLSKLLEPFGVTVGLLTGSVKGAARKTLYEQIANGSVHVVVGTHALIQSTVHFHKLGFVVIDEQHRFGVKQRQELLGKSKHMPHLLAMTATPIPRSLALTVYGELEVSILNELPKGRKPIKTKIWSPNSRPQLYELVDKEIASGRQAYVICNLIDENPDNEVKSVNAEYVRLQNSVFKHRKIGLLHGKMKPDEKDAVMTKFASGELDILVSTTVVEVGVDVPNATAMIIEDADRFGLSQLHQLRGRVGRSSHQSYCYLVTSDSSKPSQRLKEVEKSNDGFYLAEVDLKLRGPGEIYGRAQHGALNLQIATLSDTKLIARAQRAAKAFVQSGDDLLQYKQLAAQVEQYQRLTTLN